The proteins below are encoded in one region of Planctopirus limnophila DSM 3776:
- a CDS encoding DUF6754 domain-containing protein, whose translation MMWVLAICSLPLNAISQAAETITLQETPGVPTTTQSDVQMESSSDVVTPSAEMATPPANEAAENPLEDTASKLFSEKRFWSLILVLAVCFSVLICTFRARMGAKVYVRPIAGLKAIEEAVGRATEMGRPVLFVPGIMDLNELQTVAGLSVLSSVAKESAAYENNVHVPTARSLVMTAAREVVQAACIEAGKPDVYNDDSVRYITDEQFAYVAEVCGWTQREKPAACFYMGQFFAESLLLAENGNSVGAIQIAGTAESSQLPFFVASCDYTLLGEELFAASAYLSGEPQQLGSLQGQDLGKALAVTLLLAGCLLITLVQFEGLGPYPQIAYDVLYHQILGRD comes from the coding sequence ATGATGTGGGTCTTGGCCATTTGCTCGCTTCCTTTGAATGCGATATCGCAAGCGGCCGAAACGATTACCCTGCAGGAAACTCCCGGAGTCCCCACCACGACTCAGTCTGATGTTCAGATGGAGTCCTCTTCCGATGTGGTCACTCCTTCAGCAGAGATGGCCACGCCTCCTGCCAATGAGGCCGCAGAAAATCCCCTTGAAGATACGGCCTCGAAGCTATTCTCTGAGAAAAGGTTCTGGTCACTCATTCTGGTGCTGGCGGTCTGTTTCAGCGTGTTGATCTGCACCTTCCGCGCGAGAATGGGTGCCAAAGTTTATGTCCGACCGATTGCCGGTTTGAAGGCGATTGAAGAAGCTGTGGGGCGGGCAACCGAAATGGGGCGTCCCGTGTTGTTCGTCCCCGGAATCATGGATTTGAATGAATTGCAGACCGTGGCCGGTCTGAGTGTCCTATCGTCAGTCGCGAAGGAGTCGGCAGCGTATGAGAACAATGTGCATGTTCCAACGGCCAGGTCACTGGTGATGACGGCTGCCCGTGAAGTGGTTCAGGCGGCATGCATCGAAGCCGGCAAGCCGGACGTCTATAACGATGACTCGGTTCGATACATCACCGATGAACAGTTTGCTTATGTGGCTGAAGTTTGCGGCTGGACACAGCGGGAAAAGCCAGCAGCTTGCTTTTATATGGGCCAGTTTTTTGCGGAATCACTACTGCTAGCGGAAAATGGAAATTCTGTCGGTGCGATTCAAATTGCCGGGACTGCTGAATCGTCGCAACTTCCGTTTTTTGTGGCATCGTGTGATTACACACTTCTGGGAGAGGAATTGTTTGCCGCTTCCGCCTATCTTTCTGGTGAGCCACAGCAACTTGGGAGTCTGCAGGGACAGGATCTGGGAAAAGCACTGGCAGTGACTTTGCTGTTGGCAGGATGCCTGCTCATCACTCTCGTGCAGTTTGAAGGATTAGGGCCATACCCCCAAATAGCCTATGACGTTCTGTATCATCAGATTCTGGGGAGAGATTGA
- the mog gene encoding molybdopterin adenylyltransferase has protein sequence MLRVGIVTISDRASQGVYEDRGGPAIREYLDDVLTCEYEADYRLIADEQPLIEATLIELADQSNCSLIVTTGGTGPALRDVTPEATTAVCTKLLPGFGELMRKVSLEKVPTAILSRQTAGIRGRSLMINLPGQPRAIRECLDGVFAAVPYCIELIGGPVFDTRPERLVAFRPRKS, from the coding sequence ATGCTGCGAGTCGGGATCGTGACAATCTCTGATCGTGCCAGCCAGGGCGTTTATGAAGATCGGGGCGGCCCCGCCATCAGAGAATACCTTGATGATGTTCTTACATGTGAGTATGAGGCCGATTACCGCCTGATTGCCGATGAACAGCCTCTGATTGAAGCGACGCTGATCGAACTTGCTGATCAATCGAACTGTAGCTTGATAGTGACGACTGGAGGAACCGGGCCTGCCCTGCGGGATGTGACTCCGGAAGCGACAACCGCTGTCTGCACAAAGCTGCTCCCTGGTTTTGGAGAGTTAATGCGGAAGGTTTCGCTGGAGAAAGTTCCCACAGCCATCCTTTCGCGACAGACGGCCGGGATTCGCGGTCGTTCATTGATGATCAATCTCCCCGGACAACCCCGCGCCATTCGTGAATGTCTCGATGGAGTTTTCGCAGCCGTTCCTTATTGCATTGAACTGATTGGCGGCCCAGTCTTCGATACTCGTCCCGAACGACTCGTGGCTTTCCGTCCCAGGAAATCATGA
- a CDS encoding oxidoreductase → MARYFKYKSSDDVIADAARLGHRLEATQDLSPLFQSLPVGGREVGNRLCIQPMEGCDGTPAGFPDELTFRRYVRFGAGGAKLIWGEATAIEERGRMNPRQLLISEETMPLLEKMLNDCRLAHQEAGFSTQDLLLGLQLTHSGRYSYRTPLLAMRDPILDLVTIDKQTGQLVAADKPVLTDAELEQIGELYVLAARRAYQIGCDFIDIKQCHRYLLSELLAARIRPGSYGGCLENRMRLVLDVIKAIRAEVPSLILATRMNVFDGIPFKGQGEEFVGQPIPVTFPIETSFGASCTDPLQIDLTEPLEVVRRLVDAGISLINVSVGNPYACPHYVRPAEQPPVDGYHAPEHPLLGVLRHFEVTKEVQKAAGAVPVVGSGYSWLQDYAFEIGAANVKQGRCQFVGLGRGSLSQPDFAIHLAKNGALNRKTVCRTFSYCTNLMRTKDHPWGQYATGCPPFDKEVYGPLWKEAEAKRSAASK, encoded by the coding sequence TTGGCTCGCTACTTCAAGTACAAATCTTCAGACGATGTGATTGCCGATGCCGCCCGGTTGGGTCATCGCCTGGAAGCGACTCAAGATTTATCGCCGCTGTTTCAATCGCTGCCGGTTGGTGGCCGCGAGGTCGGTAACCGATTGTGCATTCAGCCGATGGAAGGTTGTGATGGAACACCTGCGGGTTTTCCCGATGAGCTGACTTTCAGGCGATACGTACGCTTTGGAGCTGGCGGTGCAAAACTGATCTGGGGTGAGGCGACGGCGATTGAAGAACGCGGGCGGATGAATCCGCGGCAACTGCTGATTTCTGAAGAAACGATGCCCCTGCTAGAAAAGATGCTCAACGATTGTCGGCTGGCTCATCAAGAGGCGGGCTTCTCGACTCAGGATCTGCTGCTGGGTCTGCAATTGACGCATTCCGGCCGCTACAGCTACCGCACACCACTGCTGGCCATGCGCGACCCGATTCTGGATCTGGTGACCATCGATAAGCAAACGGGGCAACTCGTCGCTGCCGACAAGCCCGTACTGACGGATGCTGAGTTAGAACAGATTGGCGAGCTGTATGTTCTGGCGGCCCGCCGGGCTTATCAGATCGGTTGCGATTTTATCGATATCAAGCAGTGCCACCGATATCTGTTATCCGAGCTTCTGGCAGCCAGAATTCGGCCGGGAAGTTATGGCGGTTGTCTCGAAAATCGAATGCGGCTGGTTCTCGATGTGATCAAAGCCATTCGTGCGGAAGTCCCCAGCCTGATTCTGGCAACGCGTATGAATGTCTTCGATGGTATCCCCTTCAAAGGACAAGGTGAGGAGTTTGTCGGGCAGCCGATTCCAGTCACTTTCCCCATTGAAACCAGCTTTGGTGCCAGTTGCACCGATCCCCTGCAGATCGACCTGACAGAGCCACTGGAAGTGGTACGGAGGTTGGTGGATGCAGGTATTTCGCTGATCAATGTCTCAGTCGGGAACCCGTATGCCTGCCCGCATTATGTGCGACCTGCTGAACAGCCACCAGTCGATGGTTATCACGCCCCCGAACATCCACTTTTGGGAGTATTGCGGCACTTTGAAGTGACAAAAGAAGTGCAGAAGGCCGCCGGTGCAGTTCCGGTGGTGGGGAGTGGGTACAGTTGGCTGCAGGATTACGCTTTTGAAATTGGGGCTGCCAATGTGAAGCAAGGCCGTTGTCAATTTGTGGGGCTGGGGAGAGGTTCACTTTCTCAGCCTGATTTTGCGATCCATCTGGCGAAGAACGGGGCATTGAACCGGAAGACCGTCTGTCGAACTTTTTCGTATTGCACAAATCTGATGCGTACCAAAGATCACCCCTGGGGACAGTACGCCACGGGTTGCCCGCCCTTTGATAAGGAAGTTTACGGCCCACTCTGGAAAGAGGCAGAAGCTAAACGCAGTGCTGCCAGCAAATAG